A region from the Silene latifolia isolate original U9 population chromosome 7, ASM4854445v1, whole genome shotgun sequence genome encodes:
- the LOC141589704 gene encoding uncharacterized protein LOC141589704, with protein sequence MDYAKLAHQYTITTVRVIWEVICNVSRLKNVTIFVPMVNFVLSLYYYLCFGLSPCSVDLDDETTMHYWVSKHRRRGLRNLVVVHGCGGDARWQFVLQMSSLSKSFNIYMPDLLFYGNSSTKSMDRSPEFQAKCIMEGLKKGFHVERCSVYGISYGGWVTYRMAEMYPQEVEMVVIVSSGIASATDQKLELLKQLPIPIEKLVVPRDPEALRLLVKKSVCKYDFQRVPDFGLWEFIRIMDDKNRKAKEELILHLMSQETNSQISNLSQETLLVWGEEDKVFPTNLGYQLQRMIGPNARLNILKETGHAVNLDSPNELNALIKSFILGHTCDT encoded by the exons ATGGATTATGCAAAACTAGCTCACCAGTACACCATAACAACAGTCAGGGTGATTTGGGAggttatatgtaatgtatcaagGTTAAAGAATGTGACTATATTTGTTCCTATGGTTAACTTTGTGTTGTCTTTATATTACTACTTGTGTTTTGGCCTTTCACCTTGCTCTGTTGATTTGGATGATGAAACCACTATGCATTATTGGGTGTCCAAGCATCGGCGTCGCGGTTTGCGTAATTTGGTTGTCGTCCACGGTTGTGGTGGTGATGCTCGTTGGCAATTCGTCCTTCAG ATGAGCTCACTATCAAAATCATTCAACATATACATGCCAGACTTACTATTCTACGGTAACTCATCCACAAAGTCCATGGACCGTTCACCCGAATTTCAAGCCAAGTGTATAATGGAAGGACTAAAGAAGGGATTTCATGTGGAAAGGTGTTCAGTTTACGGGATTAGCTATGGCGGGTGGGTTACCTATCGAATGGCCGAGATGTACCCTCAAGAAGTCGAGATGGTCGTAATTGTTAGTTCAGGTATAGCCTCTGCCACTGATCAGAAATTGGAGCTGTTAAAGCAATTGCCAATTCCAATAGAGAAATTGGTTGTACCGCGAGACCCTGAGGCCCTGAGATTATTGGTTAAAAAATCggtttgcaagtatgattttcaACGGGTTCCTGATTTCGGACTCTGGGAGTTCATAAGG ATAATGGATGATAAGAATCGGAAGGCGAAAGAAGAGCTTATTTTGCACTTGATGTCACAAGAAACAAATTCTCAAATATCCAATTTGTCACAG GAAACACTTCTGGTATGGGGCGAAGAGGATAAAGTTTTCCCAACAAACCTAGGATATCAGTTGCAAAG GATGATAGGGCCTAATGCGAGATTAAACATTCTCAAGGAGACAGGTCATGCAGTAAATCTTGATTCACCTAATGAGCTCAATGCATTGATCAAATCCTTTATACTTGGTCACACATGTGACACTTGA
- the LOC141591705 gene encoding putative GTP diphosphokinase RSH2, chloroplastic, whose protein sequence is MAVSTIALYATSPSTVCSTPHHPCSITATATSSYDFDLISTSPSTTATSSSPMIGGLSRLLSSSSTSSPIASTSSAACYGGDDHHHHHHHQSSPVSVLHGPVGPGSGSFRSGSSGLFSGFVRSAVVGSKAAGMGVGVGVCLDDRELGLGLGFGELTFDMEDGDDDGVVEGLLSDAQRRHKVFYDKFVVKAFYEAEKAHRGQRRASGHLYLQHCVETAVLLATIGANSTVVAAGLLHDTIDDSFLTYDYILDIFGAGVADLVIGVSKLSHLSKLARDNNTAHKTVEADRLHTMFLAVADARAVLIKLADRLHNMVTLEALPLHKQQRFAKETLEIFAPLANRLGISTWKEQLENLCFKHLYPNEHEELSSKLVKTFDQTVIESATEKLDKALKIEDISYQDLSGRHKSLYSIYRKMLKKKLTMDKVHDIHGLRLIVENEDDCFKALKVVHQLWPEVPGKLKNYIDRPKFNGYRSLHTVVVGEGMVPLEVQIRTREMHLQAEFGFAAHWRYKEGDCKHSSFVLQMVEWARWVVTWHCETMNRDRSPDSLKPPCKFPTHSADCPYSYEPMTNQDGPVFVILIENEKMSVQEFPTNSTMMDLLERTGNGSPRWTPYGFPVKEDLRPRLNHEPVSDPTCKLKMGDVIELTPAIPDKSLVEYREEIQRMYNRGRSVSTPGVAAGRPSVVGWRS, encoded by the exons ATGGCGGTATCAACAATAGCACTATACGCAACATCACCAAGTACTGTATGCTCAACACCACATCATCCATGTTCAATCACCGCTACTGCCACGTCATCGTATGACTTCGATCTGATTTCCACGTCACCGTCAACCACCGCCACGTCATCATCTCCGATGATTGGAGGGTTATCGCGGTTGTTGTCGTCATCGTCCACGTCATCGCCGATTGCGTCAACTAGTAGCGCCGCCTGTTACGGCGGCGAcgatcatcatcaccaccaccatcatcaGAGTAGTCCGGTTTCGGTTTTACATGGACCGGTCGGACCGGGATCCGGTTCGTTTAGGAGTGGTTCGAGTGGGTTGTTCAGTGGGTTTGTGAGGAGTGCGGTGGTGGGGAGTAAGGCGGCGGGGATGGGGGTGGGGGTGGGAGTGTGTTTGGATGATCGggaattagggttagggttagggtttgggGAATTGACTTTTGATATGgaggatggtgatgatgatggtgtAGTGGAGGGTTTGTTGAGTGATGCTCAAAGGAGGCATAAGGTGTTTTATGATAAATTTGTTGTTAAGGCGTTTTACGAGGCCGAAAAGGCGCATCGAGGACAG AGGAGAGCAAGTGGGCACCTGTATTTGCAGCACTGTGTGGAAACTGCGGTGCTTCTGGCTACAATTGGAGCGAACTCAACTGTTGTAGCAGCTGGGTTGTTGCATGACACTATCGATGATTCTTTTCTCACTTATGACTACATTTTGGATATTTTCGGAGCAGGAGTGGCGGATTTAGTCATCGGG GTGTCAAAACTTAGCCACTTGAGCAAGCTAGCACGTGATAATAATACAGCCCACAAAACTGTTGAAGCAGATCGACTACATACCATGTTTCTTGCCGTGGCTGATGCTAGAGCAGTTCTTATTAAATTGGCAGATAGGTTGCATAATATGGTGACCCTCGAAGCATTGCCCCTGCACAAACAACAGCGGTTTGCGAAGGAGACATTGGAGATATTTGCTCCATTGGCCAATAGACTTGGTATTTCCACTTGGAAAGAGCAGCTAGAAAACTTGTGCTTCAAGCATTTGTACCCGAATGAGCATGAAGAATTGTCCTctaagcttgttaagacttttgaCCAAACAGTTATTGAGTCCGCTACCGAGAAACTCGACAAAGCCCTGAAAATTGAGGATATATCATATCAAGACTTGTCTGGTCGTCACAAAAGCTTATACAGTATTTACCGCAAAATGCTCAA GAAGAAACTGACCATGGATAAGGTTCATGATATACATGGATTGCGTTTGATTGTTGAGAATGAGGACGACTGTTTTAAAGCCCTGAAAGTCGTTCATCAGTTGTGGCCTGAAGTGCCCGGGAAGCTCAAGAATTACATTGATCGTCCAAAGTTTAATGG GTATCGATCTCTACACACTGTTGTGGTTGGTGAAGGAATGGTTCCACTGGAAGTTCAAATCCGCACTAGGGAAATGCACCTACAAGCAGAATTTGGATTTGCTGCCCACTGGAGGTACAAGGAGGGTGATTGCAAGCATTCATCTTTTGTACTTCAAATGGTTGAGTGGGCTAGGTGGGTTGTCACTTGGCATTGTGAGACTATGAACAGGGACCGATCCCCTGATTCCCTCAAGCCACCGTGCAAGTTCCCGACTCACTCTGCGGACTGCCCATATTCGTACGAGCCCATGACTAATCAAGACGGGCCAGTATTCGTCATCTTGATCGAGAATGAAAAG ATGTCGGTCCAAGAGTTCCCTACAAActcaaccatgatggatctcttaGAGAGAACAGGCAACGGTAGCCCCCGCTGGACACCATATGGATTCCCGGTGAAGGAAGATTTGAGGCCTCGTCTCAACCACGAGCCTGTAAGTGACCCGACTTGCAAATTAAAAATGGGAGATGTCATCGAGCTAACTCCAGCTATTCCCGACAAGTCCCTGGTTGAATACAGGGAAGAAATACAACGAATGTACAATCGTGGTCGTTCTGTATCGACACCAGGCGTGGCTGCCGGACGTCCTAGCGTTGTTGGCTGGAGAAGCTGA